In a single window of the Oscarella lobularis chromosome 2, ooOscLobu1.1, whole genome shotgun sequence genome:
- the LOC136200242 gene encoding 2-hydroxychromene-2-carboxylate isomerase-like, producing MKEFVFYYDIVCPFAYAASRIVENLARRTNASIKWRPVLLGGLYDLSRAPQGKDGSAYSVMPQAKRRLLTKDFMLSMKRNGLSLTVPASHPQKTLNAMRLIASTEPDSGLRVKLTHSLYEAYWQKHADVTDSQVLQSIAASIGWSFSDIRQQIEQGRESLKQNTHEAFTRGAFGVPSFWVNDRLYWGVR from the exons ATGAAGGAATTCGTGTTCTACTACGACATCGTTTGTCCTTTTGCTTACGCTGCAAGCAGAATAGTTGAAAATCTTGCTCGCAGAACAAATGCATCGATCAAATGGCGTCCAGTCCTCCTAG GCGGGCTTTACGACCTCTCGCGTGCTCCCCAAGGCAAGGACGGCTCGGCGTACTCTGTCATGCCGCAGGCGAAGCGCAGGCTATTGACGAAAG ATTTTATGCTGAGcatgaagagaaacggcttATCGCTGACTGTTCCGGCTAGTCATCCACAGAAAACGTTGAATGCGATGCGCTTGATTGCATCGACCGAACCAGACAGCGGTCTCAGAGTGAAACTCACTCATTCTCTCTATGAAGCGTACTGGCAAAAGCACGCTGATGTCACTGATAGCCAAGTGCTGCAATCCATCGCAGCATCGATTGGATGGAGTTTTTCGGACATTCGTCAGCAGATTGAGCAGGGGAGAGAAAGTCTGAAGCAGAATACACACGAGGCGTTTACTAGGGGAGCGTTTGGCGTGCCGAG TTTCTGGGTTAATGATCGTTTGTATTGGGGAGTCCGATAG
- the LOC136184090 gene encoding uncharacterized sodium-dependent transporter HI_0736-like codes for MGGVDDDPPETPMFKSKLGLVLSCLGCVIGTGNIWRFPRIVAQNSGEEGGLAFLLVWALGLWVWSIPVILIEYAVGRYSRKTVVGAFEHFHGPWYVWMGGWMAIATLGVAGYYAVIVGWCFYYTAFSCFNSLPTTLNESRTEWDYLQDSNWPIVCHAIGCVLAGISIIKGVKTIETINKIIVPLLLVIVLFSTAWALSLQYAYEGITYLFSPDWSVLKTPQAWIDAVTQNAWDTGAGDGLFLTYATYMRRHDGIVSMGTVTPIANNFVSLCCGIMTFCNVFSVLSLTGYTRREIVPILKDSGPAATGLTFIWMPLLYAEMTAGRFLAVLFFLSLAFAGFSSLIATFELLALVLENMGVSRIVSAIVVTIVTFGIGAPSALDVNYLVGQDEVWSFALIPSGLMLVGLVVKFGADRFRAVCVNEFGTDDWKLRKAWNFAIMIVTPLVGLTVLIWWIVDTSKMYLTGTRSKWTAS; via the exons ATGGGCGGTGTCGACGATGATCCTCCAGAAACG CCTATGTTCAAGTCCAAGTTGGGCTTGGTTTTGTCCTGCTTGGGTTGCGTCATTGGAACGGGGAATATATGGCGTTTTCCTCGAATCGTTGCTCAGAATAGTGGAGAAGAAG GTGGATTggcgtttcttctcgtctgGGCCCTTGGCTTGTGGGTTTGGTCCATACCGGTCATTCTCATTGAGTACGCCGTCGGAAGATACAGCCGTAAGACGGTCGTGGGAGCGTTTGAGCACTTCCACGGGCCTTGGTACGTCTGGATGGGCGGATGGATGGCAATTGCTACCTTAGGCGTTGC GGGATACTATGCGGTTATTGTAGGCTGGTGTTTCTACTACACGGCTTTTAGTTGCTTTAATAGCCTTCCCACAACGCTAAACGAGTCTCGTACAGAGTGGGATTATCTTCAA GATAGCAACTGGCCAATTGTCTGCCACGCCATCGGATGTGTGCTAGCGGGAATCTCTATAATAAAAGGAGTCAAGACAATTGAAACTATCAACAAAATCATCGTTCCTTTGCTACTCGTTATTGTGCTATTTTCTACGGCGTGGGCACTCAGTCTTCAGTACGCCTACGAAGGCATTACCTATCTATTTTCCCCTGACTGGA GTGTGTTGAAAACGCCACAAGCGTGGATCGATGCCGTAACGCAGAATGCTTGGGATACAG GTGCCGGAGATGGATTATTTCTTACATATGCTACTTATATGAGAAGACACGACGGAATCGTTTCTATGGGAACTGTGACCCCGATTGCAAATAATTTTGTTAG TCTTTGTTGTGGCATCATGACGTTCTGCAACGTCTTCTCTGTGCTCAGTCTAACGGGATACACAAGACGCGAAATAGTGCCTATATTGAAGGACAGTGGACCAGCGGCCACTGGATTGACTTTTATATG GATGCCGTTGTTGTATGCGGAAATGACAGCTGGGCGTTTTTTGGCTGTGCTATTCTTTCTATCCTTGGCTTTTGCCGGATTCAGCTCTCTCATAGCAACTTTCGAACTTCTTGCTCTTGTCTTGGAGAATATGGGAG TGTCTCGAATCGTTTCTGCTATTGTTGTGACTATTGTAACGTTTGGCATAGGCGCACCATCAGCTCTAGACGTGAACTACCTCGTTGGTCAG gacGAAGTTTGGTCTTTTGCACTAATTCCAAGCGGTCTGATGCTGGTCGGATTGGTCGTCAAATTCGGCGCTGATAGGTTTCGGGCCGTTTGTGTGAATGAG TTTGGTACGGACGACTGGAAACTTCGCAAAGCGTGGAACTTCGCAATAAT GATTGTGACTCCTCTCGTTGGATTGACAGTACTCATCTGGTGGATAGTAGACACATCAAAGATGTACCTGACTGGTACACGTTCGAAGTGGACAGCCTCATGA
- the LOC136184104 gene encoding UNC93-like protein MFSD11: protein MANDIAGVLLHGFGFMFLFTAFQTSTVIEPSVLQSNETEGGLGDRGDEVGFNSVAIIYSIFTAANWVAPSIVALLGAKWTMALSGLSYVGFIAAIIHPIEGVIYALAALLGFCAGSLWTAQGKYLTMCSDKSTMGRNAGIFWAMMETSLVLGNAFVFFYLKGDTTNISMTERYIIYGVLTGCGVFGVSLFLCLRRKTETTDSNVQFSLSGGKEKSEPSPVLAAFYKAGNLLKTKEMLCISLFCFYTGLDLTFFSSVYDTAVGNSVLPPKFGPTLGKKYVPLTGLFIGVGEIVAGLLFGLLGKKFVRHGRDPIVVIGLISHIVCYFLVFTSIPSNAPFEEAHDLSKTPYPLLLGPNLYLAQCAAFLLGFGDACFNTQIYSIIMALYQEDSAPPFALYKFFQSLAAAAGFFYSSHLLLHYQLIILVFFAVIGASAFIHVEWNSKRYSGYTPIQ from the exons atGGCCAACGACATCGCCGGCGTTCTCCTGCACGGCTTCGGCTTTATGTTTCTCTTTACCGCCTTCCAGACGAGCACAGTGATCGAG CCTTCTGTCCTCCAGAGCAACGAAACCGAAGGAGGCCTTGGCGATAGAGGAG ATGAAGTGGGTTTCAACAGCGTCGCAATCATATACTCGATTTTTACGGCGGCCAATTGGGTGGCACCGTCGATCGTTGCGCTGTTGGGAGCCAAATGGACGATGGCATTGAGTGGACTTTCATACGT cggTTTCATTGCAGCTATCATACATCCCATTGAGGGTGTAATCTACGCTTTGGCCGCTCTGCTCGGCTTCTGTGCAGGAT cttTGTGGACGGCCCAGggaaaatatttgacgatGTGCTCGGATAAGAGCACGATGGGTCGCAACGCGGGAATTTTCTGGGCAATGATGGAGACgag TTTGGTGCTCGgcaacgctttcgtctttttctacCTGAAAGGAGACACGACGAATATAT cGATGACGGAGCGATACATCATTTACGGAGTTCTGACCGGTTGCGGCGTTTTCGGCGTCAGCCTGTTTCTGTGTTTGCGTAGGAAAACGGAAACT actGATAGCAACGTTCAATTTAGTCTCAGCGGAGGAAAGGAGAAATCAGAACCGTCGCCCGTTCTTGCAGCATTTT ATAAAGCTGGAAACTTGctgaaaacgaaggaaatgCTTTGCATATCATTGTTCTGTTTTTACACGG GGTTAGATTTGACGTTCTTTAGCTCTGTCTACGACACGGCAGTCG GAAATAGTGTACTCCCGCCGAAATTTGGACCGACACTGGGCAAGAAGTACGTTCCCCTCACTGGCCTATTCATCGGTGTAGGTGAAATAGTAG CTGGTCTACTCTTTGGCCTGCTTGGCAAGAAGTTTGTGCGTCACGGACGCGATCCCATCGTCGTTATTGGCCTCATTTCGCACATTGTCTGctattttctcgtctttaCGAGCATACCGTCGAATGCACCTTTTGAGGAAGCGCATGATCTGTCGAAGACTCCATACCCACTTCTACTTGGCCCAAA TCTTTATCTTGCTCAATGTGCTGCGTTTCTTCTTGGCTTCGGCGACGCCTGTTTCAACACGCAGATCTATTCCATCATCATGGCTCTATATCAGGAGGATAGTGCGCCTCCTTTCGCGCTCTATAAATTCTTTCAG TCTCTTGCTGCTGCCGCGGGATTTTTCTACAGTTCGCATCTCCTTCTTCATTATCAGCTAATCATTTTG gtgTTTTTTGCCGTAATCGGTGCAAGTGCTTTTATTCACGTGGAGTGGAATTCCAAGCGCTACTCCGGCTATACGCCCATACAGTAG